One [Clostridium] saccharolyticum WM1 DNA segment encodes these proteins:
- a CDS encoding helix-turn-helix domain-containing protein produces MSKMYSCAEVAERYGVQVITIWDWIRKKKLPALKIGRDYRISESDISVFEESRRTVK; encoded by the coding sequence ATGTCTAAAATGTATTCTTGCGCAGAGGTAGCAGAGCGATACGGTGTACAAGTTATTACTATTTGGGATTGGATCCGAAAAAAGAAGCTGCCAGCCTTAAAAATAGGCAGAGATTACAGGATTAGTGAAAGTGACATATCGGTATTTGAAGAATCACGACGCACAGTGAAGTGA